The DNA window CGGCCCTAGCCTTCACATACTGGTTTTCAGCTGAGGGTTTCACTAGGGCGTTTCTGGTCTTATTGAGTGTGCTTCTCATCGCATGCCCCTGCGCCCTCGGAATAGCCACGCCAGCCGCTATTTTGGCCGGCGTGGGAAAGGGCGCCGAGTTTGGTATCCTGCTTCGGGGCGGTGAATATGTTGAAAACGCAGGAAAGTTGACAACAGTCGTATTTGACAAAACAGGCACTTTAACAAGAGGCGAGCCTTCAGTCACAGACATAAAGGCCTTTGAAGGTTACGGGGAAGGAGAGATCTTGATGATGGCCGCAATCTCAGAGAAAGGTTCAGAGCATCCATTAGCCGAAGCTATAATGAAAGCAGCTAGTAGGTCAAATATAGAAACCCCTGATGCAGACTCCTTTGAGGCAATTCCAGGACATGGTGTTAGGGCATCCTACAAGAACAGGCAGATTCTCTTCGGAAACAGAAGATTGATGAATGTTTACAATGTTAAAATAGAAGATTATGTAGAGGAAGAACTCGCCCGTTTTGAGGAACAAGGTAAAACAACCATGATCCTCGCCGTGAATGGGGAGATAGCGGGAGTCATAGCCGCCATGGATACGCCGAAGGAACACGCTGGAGGAGCCATAAAAGAGCTTAAAGCCATGGGACTGGAAATCATAATGCTGACCGGCGATAATGAAACGACTGCTAAGGCTATAGCTGAACAGCTTGGAATAAACACCGTTATCGCGAATGTTCTGCCACAGCAGAAGACCGATGTAATCAAGAGATTGCAAAGCGAGGGGAAGATTGTTGCCATGGTTGGAGACGGTGTAAATGACGCCCCAGCCTTAGCCCAAGCCAACATAGGTATAGCTATAGGTAGTGGGACAGATATCGCCAAAGAAACAGGTGGGATCGTTCTGATCAAAGACGATCTTCGCGATGTGGTAAGAGGAATCTTGCTAAGTAAGGCAACCATGAGAAAGATAAGACAAAACCTTTTCTGGGCTTTTATCTACAACACCATCTCCATCCCAGTAGCTGCAGTTGGATTGCTCAGCCCAATAATCGCTGCTGGAGCCATGGCGATGAGTTCACTGTTTGTGGTCAGCAACTCGGCGACCTTGAAACTGCTCAAACTCTAAACGAGGATTGAAATGGAGGAAATGATATGATCGATCGAAAAAGGTTTCCAAGATCAGCCATATTAGTTCTTGTTCTAGGTTTAACCTCCATTGCCGCAATAACTTTATTCTCATTTTCACCCATTTTCTATACGACAAGATACATAGATAATATAGAGAAAGCAAAAGAACTAGCCGAAACATATATATCAAGGTTAAGCCCGGAACTCAGGGTTAAG is part of the Candidatus Bathyarchaeota archaeon genome and encodes:
- a CDS encoding heavy metal translocating P-type ATPase, with translation ALAFTYWFSAEGFTRAFLVLLSVLLIACPCALGIATPAAILAGVGKGAEFGILLRGGEYVENAGKLTTVVFDKTGTLTRGEPSVTDIKAFEGYGEGEILMMAAISEKGSEHPLAEAIMKAASRSNIETPDADSFEAIPGHGVRASYKNRQILFGNRRLMNVYNVKIEDYVEEELARFEEQGKTTMILAVNGEIAGVIAAMDTPKEHAGGAIKELKAMGLEIIMLTGDNETTAKAIAEQLGINTVIANVLPQQKTDVIKRLQSEGKIVAMVGDGVNDAPALAQANIGIAIGSGTDIAKETGGIVLIKDDLRDVVRGILLSKATMRKIRQNLFWAFIYNTISIPVAAVGLLSPIIAAGAMAMSSLFVVSNSATLKLLKL